From a single Notolabrus celidotus isolate fNotCel1 chromosome 7, fNotCel1.pri, whole genome shotgun sequence genomic region:
- the tmem154 gene encoding transmembrane protein 154 isoform X1, whose translation MSASRPCNMRGPRLKIPLLLFLLLTALTRTVLCDDEETETEIATEEVDTGDPDAGPDGDAGTPEPTDPGDTTSNEPITEEEDGSGRSKDDGTTLDPGVSEPTSSPEEGEEEGLSPIIILIPVVLVVVIIGMIVCGIFINRRWNNKARDQDVLPSELRKEDPYLDGSSTEKVPMPMFEEDVPSVLELEMEELDQWIKKDDDTAEDSKQE comes from the exons ATGTCTGCTTCTCGGCCTTGTAACATGAGAGGCCCCCGACTGAAGATCCCACTGTTactgtttctgctgctgaccGCTCTGACACGGACAG TGTTGTGTGATGATGAAGAAACGGAAACAGAGATTGCTACAGAAGAGGTGGACACAGGTGACCCAGATGCAGGTCCTGATGGTGACGCAGGGACCCCAG AACCGACTGATCCTGGTGACACAACATCAAACGAACCGATCACAG aggaagaagatggcTCAGGACGTAGCAAAGACGACG GAACAACATTGGACCCTGGCGTTTCAGAACCAACCTCTTCtccagaggagggagaggaagaaggtTTGAGTCCCATTATCATCCTGATCCCTGTGGTGCTGGTGGTCGTCATCATTGGCATGATAGTCTGCGGTATTTTCATTAACCGCAGGTGGAACAATAAAGCCAGAGATCAAG ATGTTCTCCCCTCAGAGCTAAGAAAAGAGGATCCATATTTGGATGGGTCCAGTACGGAGAAAGTGCCCAT GCCCATGTTTGAAGAAGATGTTCCCTCAGTGCTGGAGCTGGAAATGGAAGAGCTGGATCAATGGATTAAAAAGGATG atgACACTGCAGAGGATTCTAAACAGGAATGA
- the tmem154 gene encoding transmembrane protein 154 isoform X2, producing the protein MSASRPCNMRGPRLKIPLLLFLLLTALTRTVLCDDEETETEIATEEVDTGDPDAGPDGDAGTPEPTDPGDTTSNEPITEEEDGSGRSKDDGTTLDPGVSEPTSSPEEGEEEGLSPIIILIPVVLVVVIIGMIVCGIFINRRWNNKARDQELRKEDPYLDGSSTEKVPMPMFEEDVPSVLELEMEELDQWIKKDDDTAEDSKQE; encoded by the exons ATGTCTGCTTCTCGGCCTTGTAACATGAGAGGCCCCCGACTGAAGATCCCACTGTTactgtttctgctgctgaccGCTCTGACACGGACAG TGTTGTGTGATGATGAAGAAACGGAAACAGAGATTGCTACAGAAGAGGTGGACACAGGTGACCCAGATGCAGGTCCTGATGGTGACGCAGGGACCCCAG AACCGACTGATCCTGGTGACACAACATCAAACGAACCGATCACAG aggaagaagatggcTCAGGACGTAGCAAAGACGACG GAACAACATTGGACCCTGGCGTTTCAGAACCAACCTCTTCtccagaggagggagaggaagaaggtTTGAGTCCCATTATCATCCTGATCCCTGTGGTGCTGGTGGTCGTCATCATTGGCATGATAGTCTGCGGTATTTTCATTAACCGCAGGTGGAACAATAAAGCCAGAGATCAAG AGCTAAGAAAAGAGGATCCATATTTGGATGGGTCCAGTACGGAGAAAGTGCCCAT GCCCATGTTTGAAGAAGATGTTCCCTCAGTGCTGGAGCTGGAAATGGAAGAGCTGGATCAATGGATTAAAAAGGATG atgACACTGCAGAGGATTCTAAACAGGAATGA
- the tma16 gene encoding translation machinery-associated protein 16 has translation MPKAQKGKPAEKAVHPFSRKAAYLAREEIRLKKKERQKNDKATRLSGTGEKLLWFQGQLDPEKTIYNKKEACDIIERYLKRFDSELEQIELMNGIKGRQGRLHGAREAVIKQSIERERSQYESVGFEIPDIINAKHLKTFREWNGDVKKLPNIKLRKISNKGLDTKTEQEEKQDIENEFEDDEDDNFDEEELDDNVLMSD, from the exons ATG CCGAAAGCTCAGAAAGGAAAACCAGCAGAGAAGGCTGTTCACCCGTTCAGCAGGAAAGCTGCTTACCTCGCCAGAGAAGAAATCagactgaaaaagaaagaaag ACAGAAGAATGACAAGGCAACACGTTTGAGCGGCACCG GTGAGAAGCTGTTGTGGTTTCAGGGACAGCTGGATCCAGAAAAGACTatttacaacaaaaaagaaGCCTGTGACATCATTGAAAG gtaccTCAAAAGGTTTGACTCTGAACTTGAGCAGATTGAGCTGATGAATGGGATCAAAGGTCGGCAGGGTCGTCTTCACGGGGCGAGAGAGGCTGTCATCAAGCAGTCAATTGAGCGAGAACGTTCACAATATGAGAGTGTCGGATTTG AGATCCCAGACATCATCAAtgcaaaacatttgaaaacattCAG ggAGTGGAATGGTGATGTGAAGAAACTTCCAAATATCAAACTGCGAAAGATTTCTAACAAGGGTTTGGACACAAAGACAGaacaggaggagaaacaggacATAGAAAATGAATTTGAGGATGATGAAGACGACAACTTTGATGAAGAGGAGCTGGATGACAATGTGCTGATGTCAGACTGA
- the march1 gene encoding uncharacterized protein march1 codes for MPVQQITVVPAKEPASNGKSSSRSKEKTEGRKGAGRSGSRSSNISKASNSTTGLTTASRTSITPSPQDICSSGQPTLVEDISELQEHNQQNQDTVMTVASTNLGSSAQAQKKQVKRRHRRKRSSCATLECSETIAKQEQTDRSDVSSERSEQGEKREQPSKNRRELQTRHRSTRPPQSDSSSEEDSWREARSWSKEKARRVRRRSGSSRERERDGAERNKGGDDKSDVMELQSVGSDEGKDNQPLVGDSGGLKKRHSGRASLKTEVSSRERSQSREKEKSHKPRSQRGSSSLAEDGEELITKKYQEKGSGGGDMSVPTPQKHCGVNGSTARYCSDDSETEVCRICHCEGDDDSPLIMPCRCTGSLSFVHQACLNQWIKSSDTRCCELCKFDFIMETKLKPLRKWERLHMSKGERRKIFCSVMFHLIAIACMLWSVYVLIKRTAEEIRLGKNEELWRISLLKYSTPGGVLEWPFWTKLIVVAIGFTGGLIFMYIQCKVYLQLWRRLKAFNRIITVQNCPEKGLQGPQAQSNSLTNGRHETVEVPINTAPAPAPEQQTDSDMSVEAAVAPAQNPV; via the exons GGGAGGAAGGGCGCAGGGCGCTCAGGGAGTCGATCCAGCAACATCTCCAAG GCCAGCAACTCTACAACGGGATTAACTACTGCTTCTAGAACATCAATCACCCCGTCCCCGCAGGACATATGCAG tTCTGGCCAGCCGACCCTTGTAGAGGATATTTCTGAATTGCAAGAACACAACCAGCAAAACCAAGACACAGTGATGACTGTTGCCAGCACCAATCTGGGCTCATCAGCTCAGGCCCAGAAGAAGCAGGTGAAGCGTCGTCACCGCCGCAAGAGGAGCAGCTGCGCCACCCTCGAATGCTCGGAAACCATCGCCAAACAAGAGCAGACCGACCGCAGCGACGTCAGCTCTGAACGAAGTGAACAAGGGGAGAAGAGGGAGCAACCCTCCAAGAATCGGAGAGAGCTCCAAACTCGCCACCGCTCCACAAGACCCCCCCAGTCAGACTCTAGCTCTGAGGAGGATTCATGGCGTGAGGCCCGCAGCTGGAGCAAAGAGAAAGCCCGGAGAGTGCGCCGCCGCAGTGGGAGCagcagagaaagggagagagatggGGCAGAGAGGAACAAAGGTGGAGATGACAAATCCGATGTAATGGAACTGCAGTCAGTGGGTTCAGATGAGGGAAAGGATAACCAGCCTCTGGTGGGGGACAGTGGAGGCCTTAAGAAGCGGCACAGTGGCAGGGCATCGCTGAAGACGGAGGTTTCATCCAGAGAACgttcacagagcagagagaaggagaagagccACAAGCCACGCAGCCAAAGAGGCAGCTCCTCTTTGGCAGAGGACGGCGAGGAGCTTATCACCAAGAAATACCAGGAAAAGGGGTCAGGAGGGGGAGACATGTCAGTGCCAACACCACAGAAACACTGCGGTGTGAACGGGAGCACAGCACGATACTGCTCTGATGACTCTGAGACGGAGGTCTGCAG gaTCTGCCACTGTGAGGGGGATGATGATAGCCCTCTGATAATGCCTTGTCGCTGCACAGGGAGCCTCAGTTTCGTCCATCAGGCTTGTCTCAACCAGTGGATCAAATCCTCAGACACACGCTGCTGTGAACTCTGCAAGTTTGACTTCATCATGGAGACGAAGCTCAAACCTTTACGCAAG TGGGAGAGGCTACACATGTCCAagggtgagaggaggaagatctTCTGTTCAGTGATGTTTCACCTGATAGCAATAGCGTGTATGTTATGGTCGGTCTACGTTCTCATCAAAAGAACCGCAGAAGAGATCAGACTTGGGAAGAATG AAGAATTATGGAGAATTTCTCTTCTGAAGTACTCCACGCCTGGGG GCGTGTTAGAGTGGCCATTCTGGACGAAGCTGATTGTGGTGGCCATCGGCTTCACAGGCGGCCTCATCTTCATGTACATCCAGTGTAAAGTCTACCTGCAGCTGTGGCGCCGCCTGAAGGCCTTCAACCGCATCATTACCGTGCAGAACTGCCCTGAGAAAGGCCTGCAGGGCCCTCAGGCCCAGTCTAACAGCTTAACCAACGGCAGGCACGAAACTGTTGAGGTTCCAATCAACACAGCACCCGCTCCAGCTCCAGAGCAACAGACGGACTCGGACATGTCGGTGGAGGCCGCTGTGGCACCGGCACAAAACCCTGTCTGA